ACCACGTGCACCGTGCATCCAGTCTCGGCGACGCCTTTCTCCAGTGCCCGGGCCACGGCGTCCATGGTGCCGGCGAACTCTGGCAGTAACGAAGGATGGAGATTGATGATCCGGCCCGCGAACTGCCGGGTGAAGGCGCGCTCCAGGATCGCGTCATAGCCGGCGCAGACGACCAGCTCCACGCCGTGTCGCTGAAGCGTCCTCGCCATGGCGAGATCGCGCGTCCGACGGTCCGGAAAGCGAGCCAGGCGAAACACCTCGCGGGAGACGCCGGCTCTTTTCGCGAGGTCGATCGCCGGGCATTCGCGGTTCGCGCATACCGCCACGACGCGTGCGGGATAGAGCGGGTCCTTCGCGGCCTCGATCAGTACCTGCAGGTTGCTGCCCCGGCCCGAGACCAGGACGCCAACCCGAAGCCGGCTCACTCTAGGATTTGGACACGCCGCTGCTCGGACGCCACGATATCGCCGACCACGAAAACCTCGCCCTCGAGAATCCGCAACGCTGTGGCCGCGCTAACCTCGTCGACCACGACGATCATTCCGATCCCCATGTTGAAG
This genomic interval from Candidatus Dormiibacterota bacterium contains the following:
- the purN gene encoding phosphoribosylglycinamide formyltransferase codes for the protein MSRLRVGVLVSGRGSNLQVLIEAAKDPLYPARVVAVCANRECPAIDLAKRAGVSREVFRLARFPDRRTRDLAMARTLQRHGVELVVCAGYDAILERAFTRQFAGRIINLHPSLLPEFAGTMDAVARALEKGVAETGCTVHVVTDDVDQGPILAQSRVAVRPDDTVESLRERIQAEEHILLPVVVKRIAGQVLPLRV